The following proteins come from a genomic window of Actinomarinicola tropica:
- a CDS encoding ABC transporter permease → MTGGLARAGAIGAVNLRRHLRDRGNLFFTFVFPIAMILVIGLQFGSSVDPRLGVVGADSDLAAAVLAELDDGETDVEVVDVADLDAGIDQVESADLDAVVAFPDGVDASLLDGDVDVEVELVAAADAQGQELRTLLDGALSRASAPAAAARAAAARGADPTEAAAAAAGHVDALDRVAVRTVTAGDRIFPEGTGGFDVAGPSMLVLFVFVNGLAGSYALIVSRQLGISRRMLSTPTSSRSIILGEGLGRFVIGIVQGAYILVATLLLFDIEWGGLLGATAIVVAVAAVAAAAAMIFGTFFSNPEQASGIGVVASLALGALGGAMMPIELFSDTLAAAARFTPHYWAIDAFAELIRHDGGLADIWSQLAVLLAIASVLLVIASWRMRQVLTRTR, encoded by the coding sequence ATGACCGGCGGGCTCGCCCGTGCCGGCGCCATCGGGGCGGTCAACCTCCGTCGCCACCTCCGCGACCGGGGCAACCTCTTCTTCACGTTCGTGTTCCCGATCGCCATGATCCTCGTCATCGGCCTCCAGTTCGGCAGCAGCGTCGACCCCCGCCTCGGCGTCGTCGGAGCCGACAGCGACCTCGCGGCAGCCGTGCTCGCCGAGCTCGACGACGGCGAGACCGACGTCGAGGTGGTCGACGTGGCGGACCTCGACGCAGGCATCGACCAGGTCGAGTCCGCCGACCTCGACGCGGTGGTCGCGTTCCCCGACGGTGTCGATGCCTCCCTCCTCGACGGGGACGTCGACGTCGAGGTCGAGCTCGTCGCCGCCGCCGACGCCCAGGGCCAGGAGCTGCGCACGCTGCTGGACGGCGCGCTGTCCCGGGCATCCGCGCCGGCCGCGGCCGCCCGGGCCGCGGCGGCCCGCGGGGCCGACCCCACCGAGGCCGCGGCGGCTGCCGCCGGCCACGTCGATGCGCTCGACCGCGTCGCCGTGCGGACGGTCACCGCCGGCGACCGCATCTTCCCGGAGGGCACGGGCGGCTTCGACGTCGCCGGTCCGAGCATGCTCGTCCTCTTCGTGTTCGTGAACGGCCTGGCCGGCAGCTACGCGCTCATCGTGTCCCGGCAGCTCGGGATCAGCCGCCGGATGCTGTCGACCCCCACCTCGTCGCGCAGCATCATCCTCGGGGAGGGCCTCGGCCGGTTCGTCATCGGCATCGTGCAGGGGGCGTACATCCTCGTCGCCACGCTCCTCCTGTTCGACATCGAGTGGGGCGGGCTGCTCGGCGCCACCGCCATCGTCGTCGCCGTCGCCGCGGTCGCCGCCGCGGCGGCCATGATCTTCGGCACGTTCTTCTCCAACCCCGAGCAGGCGAGCGGCATCGGGGTCGTCGCATCTCTGGCCCTCGGCGCCCTCGGCGGGGCGATGATGCCGATCGAGCTGTTCAGCGACACGCTGGCCGCCGCCGCCCGGTTCACCCCCCACTACTGGGCCATCGACGCCTTCGCCGAGCTGATCCGACACGACGGAGGGCTGGCCGACATCTGGTCGCAGCTCGCCGTGCTCCTCGCCATCGCGTCGGTGCTGCTCGTCATCGCCTCGTGGCGGATGCGACAGGTCCTGACCCGCACGCGCTGA
- a CDS encoding ABC transporter ATP-binding protein: MSKRFGHVQAVRELSFQVAPGETYGLLGPNGAGKSTAISVIAGLLVPDDGDVHVHGERITTRSTAARGAIGLVPQEVAVYPDLTARENLRFFGRLYGLAGADLDARVDEVLEVIGLTERAGDRSSEFSGGMNRRLNIGIGLLHRPQLLILDEPTVGVDPQSRNAILDSVEQLSGAGMAVLYTTHYMEEAERLCDRIGIIDEGRLQAEGTRRELTTSIGERDTIRIEASGHLEAAALAIQGIDGVVEATSADGSIRVLAVDAGAVIAEAIAIVSGDGGNVSSVEIAQPDLEAVFLHLTGKALRD, encoded by the coding sequence ATCAGCAAGCGCTTCGGACACGTCCAGGCGGTCCGGGAGCTCAGCTTCCAGGTCGCCCCCGGCGAGACCTACGGGCTGCTCGGGCCGAACGGTGCCGGCAAGTCCACCGCCATCTCGGTCATCGCCGGGCTGCTCGTCCCCGACGACGGCGACGTCCACGTGCACGGCGAGCGCATCACCACGCGCAGCACCGCGGCGCGCGGAGCGATCGGCCTCGTGCCCCAGGAGGTCGCGGTGTACCCCGACCTCACGGCCCGGGAGAACCTGCGCTTCTTCGGCCGGCTCTACGGCCTGGCCGGCGCCGACCTCGACGCTCGCGTCGACGAGGTCCTCGAGGTGATCGGCCTCACCGAGCGCGCCGGCGACAGGTCGAGCGAGTTCTCCGGTGGCATGAACCGGCGGCTGAACATCGGGATCGGCCTGCTCCACCGACCGCAGCTGCTGATCCTCGACGAACCCACCGTCGGCGTCGACCCCCAGTCCCGCAACGCCATCCTCGACTCGGTCGAGCAGCTCTCCGGCGCCGGCATGGCCGTGCTCTACACCACGCACTACATGGAGGAGGCCGAGCGGCTCTGCGACCGCATCGGCATCATCGACGAGGGTCGACTCCAGGCCGAGGGGACCCGCCGCGAGCTCACCACCTCGATCGGTGAGCGCGACACCATCCGCATCGAGGCCTCCGGCCACCTCGAGGCCGCCGCCCTCGCCATCCAGGGCATCGACGGCGTCGTCGAGGCCACGTCGGCGGACGGCAGCATCCGCGTCCTCGCCGTCGACGCCGGCGCGGTGATCGCCGAGGCCATCGCGATCGTCTCCGGCGACGGCGGCAACGTGTCGTCGGTCGAGATCGCCCAGCCGGACCTCGAGGCGGTCTTCCTCCACCTCACCGGCAAGGCCCTGCGGGACTGA
- a CDS encoding D-alanyl-D-alanine carboxypeptidase family protein — protein sequence MPRTIVAFVGALTVLAASLVVAPPPPAAADVADFVDVRGHEYYAPAVAWMRSSGITTGVSPHRYHPIGAVTRGQMITFTWRMAGAPTGHAAHEFVDTIPNAFYERALQWARAEGHTTGVGGSNRFEPDRPVTRAELVTFLWRLDGSPSGHPAHGFVDTTPNAFYERAVRWARAEGHTTGVGGSNRFEPDGTSTRGQAATFIWRYEGSPPPPNPGGARDCGSFRSQVEAQAWFDLYRRYYGDVAGLDPDRDGVVCRELPPPPAFPTLTPEEFRQLHLAIEPLPGTRQLTTWPHITGHAGADQRIQTLAQQRGYRLRAVPTVGLVSVHGVLLVPEAAHGFAGLVADARAQGLPIAASSGYRSVDHQRQIFRRQMGNHSAAAIANGSADGAILSALRYHSIPGTSKHHLGRTVDLNAGSSLGAFEGSRTEVWLRSNNFHNAKRHGFIPSYPRGVAHQGPDPEPWEYVHLGAAPIQCAAFYIEVADPMAPAACPMPPA from the coding sequence GTGCCTCGCACGATCGTCGCCTTCGTCGGCGCGCTCACCGTCCTCGCCGCCTCGCTCGTCGTGGCTCCGCCCCCGCCAGCGGCCGCCGACGTCGCGGATTTCGTCGATGTCCGAGGCCACGAGTACTACGCCCCCGCTGTGGCCTGGATGCGCTCCTCGGGCATCACCACGGGCGTGTCCCCTCACCGGTACCACCCGATCGGCGCCGTCACCCGGGGCCAGATGATCACGTTCACGTGGCGCATGGCCGGTGCCCCGACCGGGCACGCCGCCCACGAGTTCGTCGACACGATCCCGAACGCGTTCTACGAGCGGGCGCTGCAGTGGGCGCGGGCTGAGGGCCATACAACTGGCGTCGGGGGCAGCAACCGGTTCGAGCCCGACCGTCCCGTCACCCGCGCCGAGCTGGTGACGTTCCTCTGGCGCCTCGACGGCTCACCCTCGGGTCACCCGGCGCACGGGTTCGTCGACACGACCCCGAACGCGTTCTACGAGCGCGCGGTGCGGTGGGCGCGGGCTGAGGGCCACACCACCGGCGTCGGCGGCAGCAACCGCTTCGAGCCCGACGGCACCAGCACCCGCGGCCAGGCGGCCACGTTCATCTGGCGGTACGAGGGCAGCCCGCCCCCGCCGAACCCGGGCGGTGCACGCGACTGCGGTTCGTTCCGCAGCCAGGTCGAGGCCCAGGCGTGGTTCGACCTGTACCGCCGCTACTACGGCGACGTCGCCGGACTTGATCCCGACCGCGACGGCGTCGTCTGCCGCGAGCTGCCGCCGCCTCCCGCCTTCCCCACGCTCACCCCCGAGGAGTTCCGCCAGCTCCACCTGGCGATCGAGCCGCTGCCCGGGACCAGGCAGCTGACGACGTGGCCGCACATCACCGGTCACGCCGGCGCAGATCAGCGGATCCAGACGTTGGCGCAACAGCGCGGGTATCGGCTGCGGGCCGTGCCGACCGTGGGCCTCGTCAGCGTCCACGGGGTCCTCCTCGTCCCCGAGGCGGCCCACGGCTTTGCTGGCCTCGTCGCTGATGCTCGCGCACAGGGCCTACCCATCGCAGCGAGTTCGGGCTACCGGTCGGTCGACCACCAGAGGCAGATCTTCCGGCGACAGATGGGGAACCACTCCGCTGCTGCGATCGCGAACGGATCCGCTGACGGCGCCATCTTGTCCGCGTTGCGCTACCACTCGATCCCTGGCACGTCGAAGCACCACCTCGGCCGAACCGTCGACCTCAACGCCGGCAGCTCGTTGGGTGCGTTCGAGGGTTCGCGCACAGAGGTCTGGCTGCGCTCGAACAACTTCCACAACGCGAAGCGCCATGGCTTCATCCCGAGCTATCCGCGCGGCGTCGCCCACCAGGGGCCGGACCCCGAGCCGTGGGAGTACGTCCACCTCGGGGCGGCGCCGATCCAGTGCGCCGCCTTCTACATCGAGGTGGCCGACCCGATGGCGCCAGCTGCCTGCCCCATGCCGCCGGCCTGA
- a CDS encoding ASCH domain-containing protein: MQFDGRHRDEILAGEVTLTFRRWRRRQAVPGHTYRTFIGRVAVDAVDVVEPADVTADEARRAGYATVDELLSAVAGDPDLPLYRVAFHVDHAPDPRSLLAADDALSDADRADVDRRLDRLDARSSHGAWTRPTLALIADNPGVRAPDLAATVGRETEPFKVDVRKLKNLGLTESLSVGYRLSPRGRAYLGR; the protein is encoded by the coding sequence GTGCAGTTCGACGGGCGCCACCGCGACGAGATCCTGGCGGGCGAGGTCACGCTCACGTTCCGGCGGTGGCGACGTCGGCAGGCCGTCCCCGGGCACACCTACCGGACGTTCATCGGCCGCGTCGCCGTCGACGCCGTCGACGTGGTCGAGCCGGCCGACGTCACGGCCGACGAGGCGCGCCGTGCCGGCTACGCCACCGTGGACGAGCTCCTCTCGGCCGTGGCCGGGGACCCCGACCTGCCGCTGTATCGGGTCGCGTTCCACGTCGACCACGCGCCGGACCCGCGCAGCCTCCTCGCCGCCGACGACGCCCTGAGCGACGCCGACCGCGCCGACGTCGACCGCCGCCTCGACCGGCTCGATGCTCGGTCCTCTCACGGGGCGTGGACCCGCCCCACGCTCGCCCTCATCGCCGACAACCCCGGCGTCCGCGCCCCGGACCTGGCCGCGACGGTCGGCCGCGAGACCGAGCCGTTCAAGGTCGACGTGCGCAAGCTGAAGAACCTCGGTCTGACCGAGAGCCTGTCGGTCGGGTACCGGCTGTCACCCCGAGGTCGCGCGTACCTCGGGCGCTAG
- a CDS encoding ABC transporter permease, translating to MRAAWLVAVNDLRVQLRRGTILVLGFVAPLALAFVMNLVFGGVDDGSGPTTFDVAVVDHDGGEEADGFVGVLRDVASSGLLDLTSYDDEDAARAALDDGDVGAIWIVPDGFSDAVRAGTETGIEVVGDVDAPTTASVARAIARGYASNVGLGTMAATTAIETGVATPEDAASVAEEAAAAGSPVTLVDATADTRLLDMSTNLMAGMALFFVFFTSGLPVLGILEERDQGTLHRLLAAPIPAWSITAGKVLSAAILGSLSLWSLMAASSVLMGAEWGPPIGAALLAVAGVVAAIGIMSVAGSIARSTEQAGNAQGIVAVVFAILGGAFVPIPGGSGGVLGLLQQLTPHGWFFDGVADLRHDGVAGAAPALAVLLAMGLLTGAVGLWLSRWVLRR from the coding sequence GTGCGCGCCGCCTGGCTGGTCGCCGTCAACGACCTGCGCGTGCAGCTCCGGCGCGGGACCATCCTCGTGCTCGGCTTCGTGGCGCCGCTCGCCCTGGCGTTCGTCATGAACCTCGTCTTCGGCGGGGTCGACGACGGCAGCGGCCCGACCACCTTCGACGTCGCGGTCGTCGACCACGACGGCGGCGAGGAGGCCGACGGGTTCGTCGGCGTCCTGCGGGACGTGGCGTCGAGCGGCCTGCTCGACCTGACCAGCTACGACGACGAGGACGCCGCCCGCGCCGCGCTCGACGACGGCGACGTCGGCGCGATCTGGATCGTGCCCGACGGGTTCTCCGACGCCGTGCGGGCCGGCACCGAGACCGGGATCGAGGTCGTGGGCGACGTCGACGCCCCCACCACCGCGTCGGTCGCACGCGCCATCGCCCGCGGCTACGCGTCGAACGTCGGGCTCGGCACGATGGCCGCGACCACGGCGATCGAGACGGGGGTCGCCACCCCCGAGGACGCCGCGAGCGTCGCCGAGGAGGCCGCCGCGGCCGGATCCCCCGTGACCCTCGTCGACGCCACGGCCGACACGCGGCTGCTCGACATGTCCACCAACCTCATGGCCGGCATGGCGCTGTTCTTCGTGTTCTTCACGTCCGGCCTGCCCGTGCTCGGCATCCTCGAGGAGCGCGACCAGGGCACGCTGCACCGGCTGCTCGCCGCGCCGATCCCCGCCTGGTCGATCACCGCCGGCAAGGTGCTGAGCGCCGCGATCCTCGGCTCGCTCTCGCTGTGGAGCCTGATGGCGGCGTCGAGCGTCCTGATGGGGGCCGAGTGGGGGCCGCCGATCGGCGCTGCGCTGCTCGCCGTGGCCGGGGTCGTCGCCGCCATCGGCATCATGTCGGTCGCCGGCTCGATCGCCCGCTCGACCGAGCAGGCGGGCAACGCCCAGGGCATCGTCGCCGTCGTCTTCGCGATCCTCGGCGGCGCCTTCGTGCCGATCCCCGGCGGGTCGGGCGGCGTGCTCGGCCTGCTCCAGCAGCTCACGCCCCACGGCTGGTTCTTCGACGGCGTGGCCGACCTCCGCCACGACGGCGTCGCCGGTGCCGCCCCCGCCCTCGCCGTGCTGCTCGCCATGGGCCTCCTCACCGGTGCGGTCGGGCTCTGGCTCTCACGATGGGTCCTGCGGCGATGA
- a CDS encoding inositol-3-phosphate synthase, translating into MPAPRQIAPATGRLGVLTPGLGAVASTFIAGVIAARTKGEDPIGSLAQMGRVRLGDRAEGRNPLIREFVPLASLDDLVFGGWDPISANVLEAARTAGVLEEKDLAPISAELEGIVGMEAVFDQRWVSRLEGTRVKQAASKWDLAEAVMADIERFRTENDCERLVMVWCASTEAYREPTDVHQSVEAFEAGLRDSDPEISPSQIYAYAAIQSGVPFANGAPNLSVDLPCMLELAERNRVPIGGKDFKTGQTLMKTILAPGLKSRMLGLRGWYSTNILGNRDGEVLDDPENFKSKEVSKLGVLDTILQPGEYPELYGNIDHVVRINYYPPRGDNKEGWDNIDIYGWMGYPMQIKVNFLCRDSILAAPLVLDLALFFDLAARAGEHGVQEWLSFYFKSPQPTSEQVGPEHDIFIQQIKLKNTLREWMGEEPVTHSEA; encoded by the coding sequence ATGCCTGCACCGCGACAGATCGCTCCCGCCACCGGCCGCCTCGGCGTGCTCACCCCCGGCCTCGGCGCCGTGGCCTCCACCTTCATCGCCGGCGTCATCGCCGCCCGCACCAAGGGCGAGGACCCGATCGGCTCCCTGGCCCAGATGGGCCGGGTGCGCCTCGGGGACCGGGCCGAGGGCCGCAACCCGCTCATCCGCGAGTTCGTGCCCCTGGCGAGCCTCGACGACCTGGTGTTCGGCGGCTGGGACCCGATCTCGGCCAACGTGCTCGAGGCGGCCCGCACGGCGGGCGTGCTCGAGGAGAAGGACCTCGCCCCGATCTCGGCCGAGCTCGAGGGCATCGTCGGCATGGAGGCCGTGTTCGACCAGCGCTGGGTCAGCCGCCTCGAGGGCACCCGCGTCAAGCAGGCCGCCTCGAAGTGGGACCTGGCCGAGGCCGTCATGGCCGACATCGAGCGGTTCCGCACCGAGAACGACTGCGAGCGCCTCGTGATGGTGTGGTGCGCGTCCACGGAGGCCTACCGCGAGCCCACCGACGTCCACCAGAGCGTCGAGGCGTTCGAGGCCGGCCTGCGCGACAGCGACCCCGAGATCTCCCCGAGCCAGATCTACGCCTACGCCGCCATCCAGTCCGGCGTGCCGTTCGCCAACGGCGCCCCGAACCTGTCGGTCGACCTGCCGTGCATGCTCGAGCTGGCCGAGCGCAACCGGGTGCCGATCGGCGGCAAGGACTTCAAGACCGGCCAGACGCTGATGAAGACGATCTTGGCCCCGGGCCTCAAGTCCCGGATGCTCGGCCTCCGTGGCTGGTACTCGACGAACATCCTCGGCAACCGCGACGGCGAGGTGCTGGACGACCCGGAGAACTTCAAGTCGAAGGAGGTCTCCAAGCTGGGCGTCCTCGACACGATCCTCCAGCCCGGCGAGTACCCGGAGCTCTACGGGAACATCGACCACGTCGTGCGCATCAACTACTACCCGCCCCGTGGCGACAACAAGGAGGGGTGGGACAACATCGACATCTACGGGTGGATGGGCTACCCGATGCAGATCAAGGTCAACTTCCTCTGCCGGGACTCCATCCTCGCCGCCCCGCTGGTGCTCGACCTCGCCCTCTTCTTCGACCTCGCGGCCCGCGCCGGCGAGCACGGCGTGCAGGAGTGGCTGAGCTTCTACTTCAAGTCGCCCCAGCCGACCTCCGAGCAGGTCGGTCCCGAGCACGACATCTTCATCCAGCAGATCAAGCTGAAGAACACCCTCCGCGAGTGGATGGGTGAGGAGCCCGTGACACACTCGGAGGCGTGA
- a CDS encoding LysR family transcriptional regulator: MDSPPVPLPNLTVQQLEYLVAVGRTGTWAEAAATVGVTPSALSQGLAELERRVGVAMFERDGRRRVLTASGREVLAHAEAVVARTADLARWAAGVRAGSVGQVRIGMIDAAAVHHLPDLLRRFRQDHPDVELHLRVGPSRGLLDELVRADLDLVVCVRPPRPVEGVETTPLLDEPLRVYAPPGADTDAPPAGWGPWVSFPAGSHSRQLIARAVAAAGAPFDVVAESHQPEVLREMVAMGIGWTVLPVPQAESGLDPMRPARVRPLVHRTLVLARRTDTVAPAAVEALNAALLVRAAE; encoded by the coding sequence GTGGACAGCCCTCCGGTGCCGCTGCCCAACCTCACCGTGCAGCAGCTCGAGTACCTCGTGGCCGTGGGCCGCACCGGCACGTGGGCCGAGGCCGCGGCCACCGTCGGGGTCACCCCCTCGGCCCTCTCCCAGGGGCTGGCCGAGCTGGAGCGACGGGTCGGCGTCGCCATGTTCGAGCGCGACGGCCGGCGTCGGGTCCTCACCGCGTCGGGCCGCGAGGTCCTGGCCCACGCCGAGGCGGTCGTCGCCCGCACCGCCGACCTCGCCCGGTGGGCGGCGGGCGTCCGCGCCGGGTCGGTGGGCCAGGTCCGCATCGGCATGATCGACGCCGCGGCCGTCCACCACCTGCCCGACCTGCTCCGCCGCTTCCGACAGGACCACCCCGACGTCGAGCTCCACCTCCGGGTGGGCCCGTCGCGGGGCCTGCTCGACGAGCTCGTGCGGGCCGACCTCGACCTGGTCGTCTGCGTCCGCCCTCCCCGTCCCGTCGAGGGCGTCGAGACCACGCCCCTGCTCGACGAACCGCTGCGCGTCTACGCCCCACCCGGCGCCGACACCGACGCCCCGCCGGCCGGCTGGGGGCCCTGGGTCTCGTTCCCCGCCGGCTCGCACTCCCGGCAGCTCATCGCCCGAGCGGTCGCCGCGGCCGGCGCCCCCTTCGACGTCGTCGCCGAGTCGCACCAGCCCGAGGTGCTGCGGGAGATGGTCGCGATGGGCATCGGCTGGACGGTGCTGCCCGTCCCCCAGGCCGAGAGCGGGCTCGACCCGATGCGTCCGGCGCGGGTCCGTCCGCTCGTGCACCGGACCCTGGTGCTCGCCCGCCGCACCGACACCGTCGCCCCCGCGGCGGTCGAGGCGTTGAACGCGGCCCTCCTCGTCCGGGCCGCTGAGTAG
- a CDS encoding CaiB/BaiF CoA transferase family protein has product MAGALDDISVLEIANWVAGPSAGAIMADMGADVIKVEPLAGDSMRGLLRQPELPEGAPRTDVPFHLDNRGKRSLAVDLGDPRGGELVRDLARTADVVITNLLPRRLERYGLGAEQLREVNPRLVYALVTGYGSTGEDADRIAFDLTAFFGRGAVMSLIGEPGEPPPAFRPGQGDHPTGLALLSGILAALRVRDRTGEGQVVETALMRTAAWTIGCDVAVALVDGQQPNKRARDDAFSPMNTRFRCADGWINLSTFNQGLWSRFCDAVERPELADDERFATPQARFRNNRELIHLLDEVFVTRTVAEWTAPLDSTGIIWGPVAELPDLVADPQAEEMGMWVEVEHPEAGRFRTMAAPFTLSDTPLEVRGVGPEIGEHTQQVLAERGIDADRVAALRDAGVLGGS; this is encoded by the coding sequence ATGGCCGGAGCGCTCGACGACATCAGTGTGCTGGAGATCGCCAACTGGGTGGCCGGGCCGAGTGCCGGGGCGATCATGGCCGACATGGGGGCCGACGTCATCAAGGTCGAGCCCCTGGCCGGCGACTCGATGCGCGGCCTCCTACGTCAGCCGGAGCTGCCGGAGGGCGCGCCCCGCACCGATGTGCCGTTCCACCTCGACAACCGGGGCAAGCGGTCGCTGGCCGTCGACCTCGGTGACCCTCGCGGTGGCGAGCTGGTGCGCGACCTCGCCCGTACGGCCGACGTCGTCATCACCAACCTGCTGCCCCGACGCCTGGAGCGCTACGGCCTCGGCGCCGAGCAGCTGCGGGAGGTCAACCCCCGCCTCGTCTATGCCCTCGTCACCGGCTACGGCAGCACGGGCGAGGACGCCGATCGCATCGCCTTCGACCTCACCGCGTTCTTCGGGCGGGGCGCGGTGATGAGCCTGATCGGCGAGCCCGGTGAGCCGCCCCCCGCGTTCCGACCGGGTCAGGGCGACCACCCGACCGGGCTCGCCCTGCTGTCGGGGATCCTCGCCGCGCTGCGCGTGCGCGACCGCACAGGGGAGGGGCAGGTGGTCGAGACCGCGCTCATGCGCACCGCGGCGTGGACGATCGGCTGCGACGTCGCCGTGGCCCTCGTCGACGGCCAGCAGCCGAACAAGCGGGCCCGGGACGACGCCTTCAGCCCGATGAACACCCGGTTCCGCTGCGCCGACGGGTGGATCAACCTCTCGACGTTCAACCAGGGCCTGTGGTCGCGCTTCTGCGACGCCGTCGAACGGCCCGAGCTGGCCGACGACGAGCGCTTCGCCACGCCGCAGGCCCGCTTCCGCAACAACCGCGAGCTCATCCACCTCCTCGACGAGGTGTTCGTCACCCGCACCGTCGCCGAGTGGACCGCTCCGCTCGACAGCACCGGGATCATCTGGGGGCCGGTCGCCGAGCTGCCCGACCTCGTCGCCGACCCGCAGGCCGAGGAGATGGGCATGTGGGTCGAGGTCGAGCACCCGGAGGCGGGTCGGTTCCGCACGATGGCCGCGCCGTTCACGCTGTCGGACACCCCGCTCGAGGTGCGCGGCGTCGGGCCGGAGATCGGCGAGCACACCCAGCAGGTGCTCGCAGAGCGGGGCATCGACGCCGACCGGGTCGCTGCCCTGCGCGACGCCGGCGTCCTCGGCGGCTCCTGA